The sequence below is a genomic window from Harmonia axyridis chromosome 1, icHarAxyr1.1, whole genome shotgun sequence.
atataaggaacattcttgaagagcatgtagcgccatttgccccatacattggtgaaaatttcatttttatggacgataatgccagaccccatcgtgcgcgcatcgttcaggagtaccttgaagaggttgaagtctctcgaatggaatggccagcaagaagtccagatctcaatccgattgagcaggtttgggacaacctcaatagaaggctgagaagttcagaaaatcatccagctactcttaattacttaggaatccaactcagagaaatctgggaaggattagatcagaacattttaagatcactcattttgagtatgaaccgtcgttgccgagctgtaattaacgcaaggggtggaaataccaagtattaaatcacttaacagcattccggtattttgaaaattgtttatttctctactttcacataagattcggtgaaatcctgaatttttcttccatttaatgtgtcttgtttcgttcaaaaccttcccgagagaacataaaaaataagttataaattcaatgtagagttaactttcattaaaattgagattttcagaatgtgcgttaatttttttgtggaGTGTATATCCGTTAAGGAATCAAgtcaatatttattaatttcagatTTTAATCCCTGTAATATTTTCATACCtgataaacatttttttgacacacagattattttcttttaatcaattttttaaCTTTTGAACTTTCTTTTGACACACATCGGACATAAAATCCCCTATTTGAGACAACCTAGACAGACAGCTAGATAGATTCAGGGGACGTACTAGTTATTCCAGAAACCAAAACGTTAAACTGACCTTAAAAGTCTCTCCAACTTGAATGTCCAGCTCGAAATAAGCAACGGAACACCAATACTCTGGAGGAGGCTGGCTAGACAGGAGTCCGCCCATGTTGACTCCATTCTCCATCTGGCCGTTGCTCCAGAAGTTGGTTCTCTTGTCGGGCGGTTGCATAGACTGCGTATATATCAGTGTATTGGTGCCACTCCAATTGTTCTCTGTTCCTGTCATCGGCTGTGCCATCGATACATTCTGTTGCTGTTGGTTATCCTGGACGTTCCCTATACTACCCACCTGTAGGGTGGAATTATTAGAGTTACCATCATGGTTGATCCTAGAAGGAACGATTGGGGAATTGTTTCCTAGAAAAAAGCATAACAATGTCAACAGCAACAACAACAATATCAAGATTCTTTAGACGACCCCAATCATTGTCTGAGATTGGTATTagcccaattgaaaagtccctggtctgatgcacagatggtggtgctagtattttatttttatttttgtcttagCGGCGTCGACTGGATGGTCATTTTGCCGCGAtgcaatatatacagggtggccatttgaaaacgaaacagacgagattacagacgaaataaagtttttcgatagaaatgctcggacaggtcgatttctgtttctgttaagatgtaggttacggacgcatagcgcttcaacccttgctactacaaccctcacccccaaattttgaatagggaagatggggtgagtgatacctcatttgaaaggtatttttatactgatttcagcacagtaattgttttttcattttatgcattagttctcgaaatattcttaactaagtatttgaaaatgaagtggtgttttcatggcacttgtagtgttttgtgaaaaatcgacattttgagcttcaaaacaaccatgactgtggcttccttcctaactaactaacgcatgaatatttcgagaactaatgcataaaatgaaaaaacaattactgtgctgaaatcagtatgaaaatacctttaaattgaggtatcactcaccccatcttccctattcaaaaattgggggtgggggttgtagcagcaagggttgaagcgctatgcgtccgtaacctacatcttaagttgtccccctcgaaacagaaatcgacctgtccgagcatttctatcgaaaaactttatttcgtctgtaatctcgtctgtttcgttttcaaatggccaccctgtatattaaatccatgatttttagttaataccaaccttcaaactatatgtgtcaaaatttgacagcagtctaaccattattttgtgagatattgcgttgtgagtgtagctacttttgttatttgaaaaaagatggaaaaaagagaatttcgtgcgttgataaaatattgctttttgaagggaaaaaataaagttgaaacaaaatcttggcttgatgaagagtttccgaggtctgcatctggaaaatcaaccatcattgattggtatgctaagtttaaacgtggtgaaatgagcaccaaagacggcgacatagtagacgcccaaaagaggctgtcaccaacaaaaaaaatcaaaaaactccactaaataattttgaatgaccgtaaagtgaagttgatccaGATAGCAGACatcgtgaagatatcatctggacgtgtacatcatatcattcacgaatatttctccatgagaaaactgtgtacaaaatgggtgccgggcgagctcacaatcgatcaaaatcaacaacgtgttaatgattctgagcagtgtttgaagctgtttaagtgcaataaacctgaaattttgcgtcaatatgtgacaattaggaaatccaatcccgcaaatgcgggatccctctgaaattctgcggGATCGAAATTGCGGGATTTGTCACATATCAATGAAAagaatggcaaaattgcataaattgggcttcgaattgcttctgcatccaccgtattcgccatatctggcccccagcaactttttcctgttctcagacctcaaaagaatactcgctggaaagaaatttagcgccaatgaagaagtaatcgccgaaactgaggcctattttgaagcgaaagacaaatcgtactacaaaaatggtatcgaaaagttggaagatcgctataagcGATGTATCAcccttgaaggcaactatgttgaatcgAATCAAAGCTTATAGCTCATAAATTGATGGCCTTTTAGTGGATCAATAAAGAactgctattattattatttcaattcaattgactGAACCCCTCAAATACTCGAAAACCGAGAAGACAAAggtatcatttttcaatttttcatcgaatcAAAGCTTATAGCTCATAAATTGATGGCCTTTTACTGGATCAATAAAGAactgctattattattattattatttcaattcaattgactGAACCCCTCAAATACTCGAAAACCGAGAAGACAAAggtatcatttttcaatttttcatcgaatcAAAGCTTATAGCTCATAAATTGATGGCCTTTTAGTGGATCAATAAAGAactgctattattattatttcaattcaattgactGAACCCCTCAAATACTCGAAAACCGAGAAGACAAAggtatcatttttcaatttttcatcgaatcAAAGCTTATAGCTCATAAATTGATGGCCTTTTACTGGATCAATAAAGAactgctattattattattattatttcaattcaattgactGAACCCCTCAAATACTCGAAAACCGAGAAGACAAAggtatcatttttcaatttttcatcgaatcAAAGCTTATAGCTCATAAATTGATGGCCTTTTACTGGATCAATAAAGAactgctattattattattattatttcaattcaattgactGAACCCCTCAAATACTCGAAAACCGAGAAGACAAAggtatcatttttcaatttttcatcgaatcAAAGCTTATAGCTCATAAATTGATGGCCTTTTAGTGGATCAATAAAGAactgctattattattatttcaattcaattgactGAACCCCTCAAATACTCGAAAACCGAGAAGACAAAggtatcatttttcaatttttcatcgaatcAAAGCTTATAGCTCATAAATTGATGGCCTTTTACTGGATCAATAAAGAactgctattattattattattatttcaattcaattgactGAACCCCTCAAATACTCGAAAACCGAGAAGACAAAggtatcatttttcaatttttcatcgaatcAAAGCTTATAGCTCATAAATTGATGGCCTTTTACTGGATCAATAAAGAactgctattattattattattatttcaattcaattgactGAACCCCTCAAATACTCGAAAACCGAGAAGACAAAggtatcatttttcaatttttcatcgaatcAAAGCTTATAGCTCATAAATTGATGGCCTTTTAGTGGATCAATAAAGAactgctattattattatttcaattcaattgactGAACCCCTCGAATACTCGAAAACCGAGAAGACAAAggtatcatttttcaatttttcatcgaatcAAAGCTTATAGCTCATAAATTGATGGCCTTTTACTGGATCAATAAAGAactgctattattattattattatttcaattcaattgactGAACCCCTCAAATACTCGAAAACCGAGAAGACAAAggtatcatttttcaatttttcatcgaatcAAAGCTTATAGCTCATAAATTGATGGCCTTTTACTGGATCAATAAAGAactgctattattattattattatttcaattcaattgactGAACCCCTCAAATACTCGAAAACCGAGAAGACAAAggtatcatttttcaatttttcatcgaatcAAAGCTTATAGCTCATAAATTGATGGCCTTTTAGTGGATCAATAAAGAactgctattattattatttcaattcaattgactGAACCCCTCAAATACTCGAAAACCGAGAAGACAAAggtatcatttttcaatttttcatcgaatcAAAGCTTATAGCTCATAAATTGATGGCCTTTTACTGGATCAATAAAGAactgctattattattattattatttcaattcaattgactGAACCCCTCAAATACTCGAAATCCGAGAAGACAAAggtatcatttttcaatttttcatcaattgatCACCATACCTGTCATCATAGGCTTATTCTCCGGGTTCTCCGCATTCGTGTAGATCTGGTGATTGTTATGTCCAGACACCATATGAAGCGTCGTAGAACCTGGGGAGTTTTGCTGCGAGGTGTTGATCTGTGTGAAAACCGTACCGCCCATATGTCCCATCTGCATATGAGGCAGCCATTGGGTATTTCTATTATCCGTATTTTTCTCCATTTTGTTTCCTTGCAAAGAACGTGTTGGTGAGTTGTAAATTTGATTTGTGTCCGATGCTGGAGGAGCTGGAAGAGCATTCATTTGGAAGTTCTGCTGGAATGGATGATGTTGAATAGTCTGTGGAGCGttcttgtttatttcattgtcaaCCTCCATGCTTGAACCAGGAACGGGACCAACTGTGTATTCATCCTTCACCATGCGAGGAGCTCCTGATGATTAAATAGAGAATGCATTTATTTCCAATTCCTATTACTTATTTGATATTGTATTATATAATTTCGGTACAAAAACCACAGTAGTGACTAACCTGATTGTAATGTGAGACCGCATAAATCTATTCCAGGGGACACGACCCTTTCATAGTGATAAGGATTCACGCACACTGAATCACATTTTAGGTCAAACGCAAACTGGCAATGTTTCACatgtttcaattcatttttatgcAAGTCGCTCCATCTCCATATCCTGGCATAAATTACATGGGGAAATCCTTTCCGTCCAGCCACCtggaaaaatgtcaaattttgataaGATATTCTGTTTTTAATCTTCTCATAAAGCACATATTGCTAACCTGAAGCCTTCCATCCAATGTTCTTTGAATGGTTACACATTTACTTGGATGAGCACCACTGGTTGTGATTGCTGTTATTAGGGAGTCAAGCTCATCCCGTTTCTCTTTCAACTTTTTAACAAGGGACTCCACGGCTCTCTTAGCGAAACCCTCATTTTCACCTCCCTGTCTGTGACACATTAAACTGTGGACAATGCTCAAACAAGCATCTGCTGAGGATGGTGCATTTGTTCCGATTCCTGACATGTTTGATGTTAAGGCAACCTAAATTAtcgatgaaaaatatttgttgaaattgagatttccacgaaaaatttatttcgcAGTTGTTCCAAGTATCATTGTTTATTGAATCCACCAAGTCAACATTAAATCAGTAGCTTTAGTTGTGATAACTGATaaatactgtttttttttctttcaaaaatcaaGCTACATATGCTTAAATACTTCACATTGTCAAATCCTTAAAGTCTGATTTGTAAACAAAATAAGCATTTGTTTGACAGAAGTATTACATATTTTCAAAGCATAATCAGTAATAAAAGATAACAACTTGAAACCAATAGAACACTGGTTAAGGATCTCGATGAgcttaaataaaaataaaaagatatttTCTCAGGTGATCATTATAATTTATCAATACACCTTCTAAAAATGAAATCGAATGAAATAATAGCCTTTTTTgtagaataatatatttttagcGGATTCTTCTGCTGGAAGGTCCATAGAGCGtatcaaataatgaaaatattattataatgaataatgaatgaatgcaCATCTTAGAAAAGAAACTTACACCTCTCTAGTTTTTCTTGAAGCATACAAGTTGCAGATCATATCATGTTAAGTTAATTCATAAACCAAATCGTATTTTTCCAGCAATTTTTAACTTCAACACATATTTACAATACAAACTGTCGTTAACGCCATTAAACTTTGCACACATAGAATTTTGTAAGAAATTTCTTAATTTCCTATTCTTCGAAGGAGTGTCTGATTATATTGTTTAGATTCTTCTgttaaaaaaatctaaaattgcCACCAGATTCAGATTGGGGATTCAGCAGAGAAGGCGATAAGTAACACAGATAACAAAAAGTACTTGTTTCTATACAGGTAGCGTGATTCAaatctattttttatttgtgttttgatggaaaatcaattgaaaaaatccttGATTAAAGTTGAATTAATAAAACGGCAACCCTAGTCTTAATTATCATTCTGAAGTTTTCAAATAAGCTTGGTATATTAGTGTTCTGTGCTTGGATCCCTAGTTTTTAACCTTCTAAATGCATGCATCAATTTTTATAATCAggacgccatctctcgggctaGCAAAGAGCTACCACGAATAAAACTAAATACATTGGTTTAAAAAATGTGGAAAtgaaaaagggaaaaaaatttccatatttcatttttcCCATCAATAATATAATCAGGAAATACTGCTatacaatcaataaaaaaagctaatcagttcatacacctggtttttagacatcttaatctCAGActattattactctatggtttggATCATAAGTTGTAAGTTGAGGTTACCTGGAGGCACTGAAGGACTGAAAAAATTGGTTACAAACAAACCAATGTTGAAAATATACTCAGAAATTCTATTTTTGCCTAGGaaatattgttataattttaGTACCAGTCTTATTAAACAACAATTTACAGTGCAAAGTTCTATAATGCAGGAAGAAAACAAAGCAAAAAGATTAAAATATGATGGTAGACTCAAAAAAAGGCAATGGCAAGACAGAAGATCCGATAATAGAGATTCAAAAATAAGTAAAACCAATGAGAATTCCGAGCCCTTTGAGAGAATTAAACGGAGAAAATACGCAATGTTAATGGGTTATTGTGGTGTTGGTTATTTTGGTATGCAAAGGTGAAATTTGTGAAGAATCCATATTCTTTTAtacagaatatttcattttttaggaATCCAACTATGAAAACAATTGAAGAAGATTTATTCAATGCACTATTCAAAACGAATCATATTAATCAAGAATGTTTTGATGTCGTCCAAAACATGCAATTTCAACGAGCTGCTAGAACAGACAAGGGTGTTTCAGCAGTAAGACAAGTCGTTTCTTTGAAATTACGTAATAATATTGTGGTTCTTGATTTACCATAGTGAT
It includes:
- the LOC123677080 gene encoding mothers against decapentaplegic homolog 4, producing MSGIGTNAPSSADACLSIVHSLMCHRQGGENEGFAKRAVESLVKKLKEKRDELDSLITAITTSGAHPSKCVTIQRTLDGRLQVAGRKGFPHVIYARIWRWSDLHKNELKHVKHCQFAFDLKCDSVCVNPYHYERVVSPGIDLCGLTLQSGAPRMVKDEYTVGPVPGSSMEVDNEINKNAPQTIQHHPFQQNFQMNALPAPPASDTNQIYNSPTRSLQGNKMEKNTDNRNTQWLPHMQMGHMGGTVFTQINTSQQNSPGSTTLHMVSGHNNHQIYTNAENPENKPMMTGNNSPIVPSRINHDGNSNNSTLQVGSIGNVQDNQQQQNVSMAQPMTGTENNWSGTNTLIYTQSMQPPDKRTNFWSNGQMENGVNMGGLLSSQPPPEYWCSVAYFELDIQVGETFKVLSSCPSVTTDGYVDPSGGNRFCLGALSNVHRTEQSERARLHIGKGVQLDLRGEGDVWLRCLSDHPVFVQSYYLDREAGRQPGDAVHKIFPSAYIKVFDLRQCHHQMTSQAATARAAAAAQAAAVAGHIPGPHSVGGIAPAISLSAATGIGVDDLRKLCILRLSFVKGWGPDYPRQSIKETPCWIEVHLHRALQLLDEVLHTMPIDGPRGIE